In the genome of Pelagibacterium nitratireducens, one region contains:
- a CDS encoding ABC transporter permease: MLGAALNRLIGMLTVMAIVVTIVFIIVRVTPGDPAAVMLGPDATAADVEALRQRLGLDGTILEQFISYVGGIFRGDLGQSIFLGQPVTTALWMRAEPTFFLTIFSLAIATVIALPIGVASAYWRGSWFDQVMTSLAMFAASVPSFWLGLIFIQTFAVSLGWFPTSGYGGPYSPLGERLYHLVLPATTLGIVSSALIMRFTRASMLDVLNDDYVRTARSKGMSEWRVVVRHALKNALIPILTVVGLTAALLISGAIVTETVFALPGVGNLIVSAVLRRDYPVIQGALLIVAGLYVLVNFVIDMLYLLVDPRVRY; encoded by the coding sequence ATGCTTGGCGCTGCGCTCAACAGATTGATCGGCATGCTCACGGTGATGGCCATCGTCGTGACGATTGTCTTTATTATTGTCCGGGTGACCCCGGGCGATCCGGCCGCGGTCATGCTCGGTCCCGATGCCACTGCAGCCGATGTCGAGGCGCTGCGCCAACGGCTGGGGCTGGATGGCACGATCCTCGAGCAGTTCATCTCCTATGTCGGAGGCATTTTTCGCGGCGATCTCGGCCAGTCGATCTTTCTCGGTCAGCCGGTGACAACCGCGCTGTGGATGCGGGCCGAGCCGACCTTTTTCCTCACCATCTTTTCGCTGGCCATCGCAACGGTGATCGCCCTGCCGATCGGGGTGGCTTCGGCCTATTGGCGCGGTTCGTGGTTCGATCAGGTGATGACCTCGCTTGCCATGTTCGCGGCTTCGGTTCCCAGTTTCTGGCTGGGGCTGATCTTTATCCAGACCTTCGCGGTGAGCCTTGGCTGGTTTCCGACCTCGGGTTATGGCGGGCCTTATTCGCCGCTGGGCGAGCGGCTCTATCACCTCGTGCTGCCCGCAACCACGCTGGGGATCGTCTCCTCGGCGCTGATCATGCGCTTTACCCGCGCCTCGATGCTTGACGTGCTCAACGATGATTATGTGCGCACGGCGCGCTCCAAGGGTATGAGCGAATGGCGGGTTGTGGTCCGTCACGCGCTCAAGAATGCTCTGATCCCCATTCTCACTGTTGTCGGGCTGACGGCGGCGCTGCTGATTTCCGGCGCCATCGTCACCGAGACGGTGTTCGCTCTGCCCGGCGTCGGCAATCTGATCGTTTCGGCGGTGTTGCGGCGCGACTATCCGGTCATCCAGGGGGCGCTGCTGATCGTTGCCGGGCTCTATGTTCTGGTCAATTTCGTTATCGACATGCTCTATCTGCTCGTCGATCCGCGTGTGAGGTATTGA
- a CDS encoding cation diffusion facilitator family transporter codes for MTSNHSDANHSHDHAGHHHGDGHHSHAPQVGENNERVVLAGFALTAGFMVAELIGGILSGSLALVADAGHMLTDAAALALAWAGFRFGRKLSDSKRTFGYMRLEVLAGFVNAITLFALVVWITYEAIQRLFMPHPILAGPMMVVAVLGLVVNIAVFFMLRQGDTNHVNIRGALLHVLGDLLGSVAAIVAAAVIYFTGWTPIDPILSVLLSVLILRAAWALLRNAVQILMEGTPGNIEIDALRAHVLETVQDIEDVSHVHVWSITSGKPAATMEVSLKPGADYRTISERVKKTLAQRYDIGHATVEINWANHPKDCPLAEPAHHY; via the coding sequence ATGACCAGCAACCACAGCGACGCAAACCACAGCCACGATCACGCCGGCCATCACCATGGCGATGGGCACCACAGCCATGCGCCCCAGGTCGGCGAGAATAATGAACGCGTGGTCCTTGCCGGATTCGCTTTGACCGCCGGCTTCATGGTGGCTGAACTGATCGGTGGCATCCTGTCGGGCTCATTGGCGCTGGTGGCCGATGCCGGGCACATGCTGACCGATGCGGCGGCATTGGCGCTCGCCTGGGCGGGGTTCAGGTTCGGCCGCAAGCTTTCGGATTCAAAGCGCACTTTCGGCTATATGCGTCTCGAGGTGCTTGCCGGTTTCGTCAACGCCATAACGCTCTTTGCGCTGGTTGTATGGATCACCTACGAGGCCATCCAGCGCCTGTTCATGCCTCACCCGATTCTGGCCGGGCCCATGATGGTGGTCGCCGTGCTCGGGCTGGTGGTCAATATTGCCGTCTTTTTCATGCTCCGTCAGGGCGACACCAACCACGTCAACATTCGCGGCGCCCTGCTGCACGTCCTTGGCGATCTGCTGGGCTCGGTTGCCGCCATCGTTGCAGCGGCGGTGATCTATTTCACCGGCTGGACGCCGATCGATCCGATCCTGTCGGTACTGCTCTCGGTCCTGATCCTGCGCGCCGCCTGGGCGCTTTTGCGCAATGCCGTTCAAATCCTTATGGAAGGAACACCGGGCAACATCGAGATCGACGCGCTGCGCGCCCATGTGCTCGAAACGGTACAAGACATCGAGGATGTCTCTCACGTCCACGTCTGGTCGATCACCTCGGGCAAGCCCGCCGCGACCATGGAAGTCTCGCTCAAGCCCGGAGCCGACTACCGCACGATTTCAGAGCGCGTGAAAAAGACCCTCGCCCAACGCTACGACATCGGCCATGCCACTGTGGAAATCAATTGGGCAAACCACCCAAAAGACTGTCCCTTGGCTGAGCCTGCCCATCATTACTGA
- a CDS encoding ABC transporter ATP-binding protein, whose amino-acid sequence MRELAPDTILSVRDLRTWFTTRRLTAKAVDGVTFELKRGQTLAVVGESGSGKSVTSLSIMGLLSRPGAIESGEVLFRDSKGIVHDLARTSQRGFRKLRGREIAMIFQEPMTSLNPLYTVGEQIGEMIALHDNIGRDETRKRALEMLGHVEIPDAANRLDDYPHQMSGGMRQRVMIAMALACNPSLLIADEPTTALDVTIQAQILDLLRRLQSQFGMSILFITHNLGVVAEIAHEVVVMYAGRVVEQAPVIPLFQKQKHPYTEGLLACTPNAERDLDPDGERRALYSIPGSVPPITALPAGCAFEPRCRYAISACTTIPPQLESAGSGRLSRCLRSSEI is encoded by the coding sequence ATGAGAGAACTCGCCCCCGATACGATCCTTTCGGTGCGCGATCTGCGCACCTGGTTTACGACCAGACGGTTGACCGCCAAGGCCGTGGACGGGGTGACGTTCGAGCTCAAACGCGGCCAGACGCTGGCCGTGGTCGGCGAGTCGGGATCGGGGAAATCAGTAACCTCGCTTTCGATCATGGGGCTCCTGTCGCGTCCCGGCGCAATCGAAAGTGGAGAGGTGCTGTTCCGGGATTCAAAGGGCATCGTCCACGATCTGGCCAGAACCTCGCAACGGGGGTTTCGCAAGCTGCGCGGCCGGGAGATCGCCATGATCTTTCAGGAGCCCATGACCAGTCTCAACCCGCTCTATACAGTGGGTGAGCAGATCGGGGAAATGATCGCGCTGCACGACAATATCGGGCGCGATGAGACCCGCAAGCGGGCGCTTGAAATGCTCGGGCATGTGGAAATTCCCGATGCGGCCAACCGGCTCGACGACTATCCGCACCAGATGTCGGGCGGCATGCGCCAACGGGTAATGATTGCCATGGCTCTGGCCTGCAATCCCTCGCTTTTGATTGCCGACGAACCCACAACGGCGCTCGACGTCACCATCCAGGCGCAGATTCTCGATCTGTTGCGCCGACTGCAGTCCCAGTTCGGTATGTCGATTTTGTTCATCACCCACAATCTGGGGGTGGTGGCGGAAATCGCCCATGAGGTGGTGGTGATGTATGCCGGGCGCGTTGTGGAACAGGCGCCGGTCATCCCATTGTTTCAAAAACAGAAGCATCCCTATACCGAAGGGCTTCTGGCCTGCACGCCCAATGCGGAGCGTGATCTGGACCCCGATGGGGAGCGCAGGGCGCTTTATTCCATTCCCGGCTCGGTTCCGCCGATCACGGCCCTGCCGGCGGGCTGCGCTTTCGAGCCACGCTGCCGCTACGCGATTTCCGCGTGTACGACCATCCCGCCCCAACTCGAAAGCGCCGGTTCCGGTCGACTGTCGCGCTGCCTGAGGAGTTCGGAAATATGA
- a CDS encoding response regulator, giving the protein MIESASRVKKAILCIEDEDHLRQDLIEELSAAGYAAFGASDGREALAVLESRKPDLILCDISMPHLDGFTFLDTVRANRPDLADVPLVFLTALDQRQSVIAGKLAGADDYLVKPIDYDLLLATIKARLGQVERMDQKAERNIAALRKALSSPAAERRSGIERILDMLSFGVVVASRSRITFVNRAAMEMEDPNDSLIAGGALRAGSAVLNTELKALVETACAAAAGGEDFLASHCVSRQSSPQDLLLTVCSLPEPGPPGSPEHLAVIFISDPSRRPDVSNVVLADLFGLTPTEAEVARALASGRRTDEIARDMAISATTVAFHLRNLFDKTGTRRQADLVALILTGLASIGPAQVPSRAAV; this is encoded by the coding sequence TTGATCGAATCCGCGAGCAGGGTGAAAAAAGCCATCTTGTGCATCGAAGACGAGGATCACTTGCGACAGGACCTCATCGAGGAGCTGTCGGCCGCGGGGTATGCGGCGTTCGGGGCGTCCGACGGGCGTGAGGCCCTGGCCGTGCTCGAATCAAGAAAGCCTGACCTCATCCTGTGCGATATTTCGATGCCGCACCTCGATGGGTTTACGTTTCTTGATACGGTTCGCGCCAATCGCCCAGACCTGGCCGATGTGCCGCTGGTCTTTCTGACGGCCCTCGACCAACGCCAATCGGTCATAGCCGGAAAGCTGGCCGGTGCGGACGACTATCTGGTCAAACCCATCGACTACGATCTCTTGCTCGCCACGATCAAGGCCCGCCTCGGGCAGGTCGAGCGCATGGACCAAAAGGCCGAGCGCAACATTGCGGCGCTGCGCAAGGCCCTGAGCAGTCCGGCAGCGGAGCGGCGTTCGGGAATCGAACGCATCCTCGATATGTTGTCGTTCGGCGTGGTCGTCGCATCTCGGTCCCGGATCACCTTCGTAAATCGGGCGGCCATGGAGATGGAGGATCCCAACGATAGCCTCATCGCCGGCGGGGCGCTTCGGGCCGGCTCGGCGGTGCTCAATACGGAGCTGAAAGCCCTTGTTGAAACCGCGTGTGCCGCAGCAGCGGGTGGAGAGGACTTTCTTGCGAGCCATTGTGTCTCACGGCAATCGAGCCCGCAGGACCTTCTCTTGACCGTCTGTTCTCTTCCCGAACCGGGTCCTCCCGGTTCACCGGAGCACCTTGCCGTCATCTTCATCTCCGACCCCAGCCGTCGGCCGGACGTGTCCAATGTTGTGTTGGCCGATCTTTTCGGATTGACCCCGACCGAGGCCGAGGTCGCCCGGGCCCTGGCCAGCGGGCGACGGACCGACGAGATCGCCAGAGATATGGCGATCTCGGCAACCACTGTGGCGTTTCATCTGCGGAACCTGTTTGACAAGACGGGGACCCGCCGCCAGGCCGATCTTGTCGCACTGATCCTTACCGGCCTTGCTTCGATCGGCCCGGCCCAAGTGCCCAGCCGAGCAGCCGTCTAA
- a CDS encoding ABC transporter ATP-binding protein yields the protein MSVAMETVPPLLAIEGLVKRFTGRGGRTVHAVEDVSFSIKRGTTVGLVGESGSGKTTAGRTLLRLIEPTGGKAVFDGVDIFALSERDMRAYRQRMQIIFQDPFSSLNPRMRVEAILGEALDACNYPKGEKRKYRVAELLTLVGLAPEHGKRFPHEFSGGQRQRIGIARALAVEPEFVVADEPVSALDVSVQAQVLNLLSDLQKRLGLTLLFIAHDLSVVEYLCDEVVVMYLGRVMERGPSRAVYADPRHPYTRALLATAPIPDPTRRREHVPLAGDIPSPINPPSGCVFRTRCPHAIAACAETIPPTDHLGGDHHVACIRHNELAQAS from the coding sequence ATGAGCGTTGCAATGGAAACGGTGCCTCCGCTGCTGGCTATAGAAGGACTGGTCAAACGTTTTACGGGCCGGGGCGGCAGGACCGTCCATGCCGTCGAAGATGTCAGCTTTTCGATCAAGCGCGGCACGACGGTCGGACTGGTCGGTGAATCGGGATCGGGCAAGACGACGGCAGGCCGCACCCTGTTGCGGCTGATCGAGCCGACAGGTGGCAAGGCTGTGTTTGACGGTGTCGATATTTTTGCGCTCTCCGAGCGTGACATGCGGGCCTACCGCCAGCGCATGCAGATCATTTTCCAGGACCCGTTTTCCTCGCTCAATCCGCGCATGCGGGTCGAAGCGATCCTTGGGGAGGCGCTCGATGCCTGCAATTATCCCAAGGGTGAAAAACGTAAGTACCGGGTTGCAGAGCTTTTGACGCTTGTGGGCCTTGCGCCCGAACATGGAAAGCGCTTTCCACACGAATTCTCCGGCGGCCAGCGCCAGCGCATCGGGATTGCCCGGGCGCTCGCCGTGGAGCCTGAATTCGTGGTGGCCGACGAGCCGGTTTCCGCGCTCGACGTCTCGGTGCAGGCGCAGGTTCTCAACCTTCTGAGCGACCTGCAGAAGCGGTTGGGGCTGACGCTGCTGTTCATCGCCCATGATCTTTCGGTCGTTGAATATCTGTGCGACGAGGTTGTGGTGATGTATCTGGGGCGCGTCATGGAAAGGGGACCGTCGCGAGCGGTCTATGCCGATCCGCGCCATCCCTATACCAGGGCGCTTCTGGCGACGGCGCCTATTCCCGATCCGACGCGGCGGCGCGAGCATGTCCCCCTGGCCGGAGACATCCCCAGCCCGATCAACCCGCCATCGGGGTGCGTGTTCCGCACCCGCTGCCCGCATGCCATCGCGGCGTGTGCCGAGACCATCCCGCCCACCGACCATCTCGGCGGTGACCACCACGTTGCCTGTATCCGCCACAATGAATTGGCCCAGGCCTCCTAG
- a CDS encoding amidohydrolase/deacetylase family metallohydrolase has protein sequence MIGNQFSLAEKPLLIRNAKPVGFASVKAPVLDILVGTDGKIIETGTTIAVPDDAEILDAGGSYLSAGWTDIHTHIWYGGTDISLRPEQCGARHGVTTMVDAGSAGEANFHGLRELMIEPALENVYAFLNIGSIGLVACNRVTELQDMRSIDIDRIAATVEANRDVIVGLKVRASAVISGGWDLVPVKLAKKLGRVLKLPIMVHVGEPPPLYDDILSLLTEGDIVTHCFNGKVGGSILEDDDLYALVEDAAARGVVLDVGHGGASFSFEVAKAALEKNMLPQTISTDLHNRSMDGAVWDMGTTMSKLLSLGMGFEQVIHAATIAPRKAIRRDYTDLLAKGKPAEFTIFDLEKSDIEVKDSKGITSTLHEIFEPRHAILGARAIAAHRYQPAPGTQLANCPHCGWAL, from the coding sequence ATGATCGGCAACCAGTTTTCTCTCGCCGAAAAGCCGCTTCTGATCCGCAATGCAAAGCCTGTCGGGTTCGCCAGCGTCAAGGCCCCGGTACTCGATATTCTTGTCGGCACAGACGGAAAGATCATCGAGACAGGAACAACCATTGCCGTGCCCGACGATGCCGAAATCCTCGATGCCGGGGGCAGTTATCTTTCGGCGGGCTGGACCGATATCCATACCCATATCTGGTATGGCGGCACCGATATTTCGCTTAGGCCCGAACAATGCGGCGCGCGGCACGGAGTGACCACGATGGTCGATGCCGGGTCGGCGGGCGAAGCCAATTTTCATGGCCTGCGCGAATTGATGATCGAGCCGGCCCTCGAAAATGTCTATGCGTTCTTGAATATCGGCTCGATCGGTCTTGTGGCCTGCAACCGGGTGACCGAGCTTCAGGACATGCGCTCGATCGATATCGACCGGATCGCGGCGACCGTCGAGGCCAATCGCGACGTGATCGTTGGGCTCAAGGTGCGGGCCAGCGCGGTGATTTCCGGTGGCTGGGATCTGGTGCCGGTCAAGCTGGCCAAAAAGCTCGGCCGGGTGCTCAAGCTGCCGATCATGGTGCATGTGGGCGAACCGCCCCCGCTTTACGATGACATTCTTTCGCTGCTGACCGAAGGCGACATCGTCACCCACTGTTTCAACGGCAAGGTGGGTGGATCGATCCTCGAGGACGACGATCTTTACGCTCTCGTCGAGGATGCCGCTGCGCGCGGTGTGGTGCTCGATGTCGGACATGGGGGGGCGTCGTTTTCGTTCGAGGTGGCCAAGGCGGCGCTGGAAAAGAACATGCTGCCCCAAACCATTTCGACCGATCTGCACAACCGCTCAATGGATGGCGCGGTCTGGGACATGGGCACCACGATGTCCAAACTGCTCTCGCTGGGCATGGGGTTCGAACAGGTGATTCACGCGGCGACCATCGCCCCGCGCAAGGCGATCAGGCGCGATTACACCGACCTTCTGGCCAAAGGCAAACCGGCGGAATTTACGATATTCGATCTCGAAAAGAGCGACATCGAGGTCAAGGATTCCAAGGGCATCACGTCGACGCTGCACGAGATTTTCGAGCCACGTCATGCCATCCTTGGGGCGCGGGCCATCGCCGCGCATCGCTACCAACCGGCGCCGGGCACCCAGCTTGCCAACTGCCCTCATTGCGGGTGGGCGCTATGA
- a CDS encoding ABC transporter permease — MAALASPAQGKPPNLLIRLLARPTAAAGLIVITLVVLAAIFAPLLTPHSPSQLSIVNRLTAPNSQFWLGTDELGRDILTRVLYAGQTSLSVAFSVVIVSSLIGIVLGLVAGFFRKADAPVSRVIDAMMAFPDILLAIALVAALGASAFNVVLALGIVYAPRMARVVRASTLVIRELPYVEAARALAVPTPVILVRHVLRNVTSPLLVQGTFIFAQAILAEAGLSFLGVGISPDIPTWGTMISAGRQFMNSASWLLFYPGLAIVVTVLALQLLGDGLRDLLDPRLAKDI; from the coding sequence ATGGCCGCGCTCGCTTCTCCCGCACAGGGCAAACCACCCAATCTCTTGATCCGCCTTCTGGCGAGACCGACCGCGGCGGCCGGGCTGATCGTCATTACGCTGGTGGTGCTGGCCGCAATCTTTGCGCCGCTGCTTACGCCCCATAGCCCGAGCCAGCTTTCGATCGTCAACCGGCTGACCGCGCCCAATAGCCAGTTCTGGCTGGGCACGGACGAATTGGGCCGCGATATCCTGACACGCGTTCTCTATGCCGGGCAGACCTCGCTTTCGGTGGCCTTTTCGGTTGTTATCGTCTCCTCGCTGATCGGCATCGTTCTCGGGCTCGTGGCCGGGTTCTTCCGCAAGGCCGACGCGCCGGTCTCGCGGGTGATCGACGCGATGATGGCGTTCCCCGATATCTTATTGGCCATTGCGCTGGTCGCGGCGCTGGGCGCTTCGGCGTTCAACGTGGTTCTGGCATTGGGGATCGTTTACGCGCCGCGCATGGCGCGGGTGGTGCGCGCCTCGACGCTGGTGATCCGCGAGTTGCCCTATGTGGAGGCGGCCCGCGCGCTGGCAGTGCCGACCCCGGTCATTCTCGTGCGGCACGTTCTGCGCAACGTCACCTCGCCGCTTCTGGTGCAGGGCACGTTCATTTTCGCGCAGGCCATTCTGGCCGAAGCGGGACTGTCGTTTCTCGGCGTTGGGATTTCGCCAGACATCCCGACCTGGGGGACGATGATTTCGGCTGGCCGCCAGTTCATGAATTCGGCAAGCTGGCTGCTGTTTTATCCGGGCCTTGCCATCGTCGTCACCGTGCTGGCGCTCCAGCTTCTGGGCGACGGCTTGCGCGACCTCCTCGACCCCCGTCTTGCAAAGGACATCTAA
- a CDS encoding HAMP domain-containing sensor histidine kinase, whose product MTRRRDLVAYAVAGVAIVAFAILLAFALLRLAETEAEMRRNEGDNMLWAISRAQSAALLLDSAVSRQTSLPQTDAEVERRYNVVLSRLTLLSEGPQLRYMGELGLADEIEAAARETRALEPRILGLSFGDAETAIAIHETLAPLIEGLGRAGNQSMVRQWEATGARVDRQRAAIGQVIISIVAIIVLGIFLSLTLLRAMAERQRVGQFLSRERETAELYRGFVALVSHQFRTPLAVIDSAMQRVLRSGKAMPRSEIDRRASQVRAEIAGLTNLLDATLDVVRLEAGQVTATPAQCAINELVERVKARQLAQTPGRAIRVSIADNVPPSVTTDPVLAEQILTNLLSNAVKYSPKTEPVSVSVTAENRQIRFAVEDRGIGVPHDEQAKLFSRFFRASTAQGVPGTGVGLSTSHQLAQLLGGALEFVSHAGIGSIFTLRLPDDWAGPTVQPARARAFA is encoded by the coding sequence ATGACCCGGCGGCGCGACCTCGTGGCCTATGCGGTAGCCGGGGTTGCCATCGTCGCGTTTGCCATTCTTCTCGCATTTGCCTTGCTTCGGCTGGCCGAGACCGAAGCGGAAATGCGTCGGAACGAAGGGGACAACATGCTCTGGGCGATATCGCGCGCCCAGTCGGCGGCGCTCCTGCTCGATTCCGCCGTTTCGCGCCAGACGAGCCTCCCGCAGACCGATGCAGAGGTCGAAAGGCGCTACAATGTGGTGCTCAGCAGGCTGACCCTGCTCTCGGAGGGGCCGCAACTGCGCTATATGGGCGAATTGGGCCTCGCTGATGAAATTGAAGCTGCGGCCCGCGAGACGAGGGCGCTTGAACCGCGCATACTCGGTCTGTCCTTTGGGGACGCCGAAACGGCGATCGCCATTCACGAAACCCTGGCTCCGCTCATCGAGGGCCTGGGGCGCGCCGGCAACCAATCCATGGTGAGGCAATGGGAAGCCACCGGCGCGCGCGTGGACCGCCAGCGCGCGGCCATCGGCCAGGTCATCATTTCAATCGTGGCGATCATTGTGTTGGGAATCTTCCTCTCGCTCACCTTGCTGCGTGCCATGGCCGAGCGCCAGCGCGTCGGGCAGTTCCTGTCGCGCGAGCGCGAGACAGCGGAACTTTATCGCGGCTTTGTGGCTCTGGTTTCCCATCAGTTCCGGACGCCGCTCGCGGTGATCGATTCGGCAATGCAACGCGTGCTGCGCAGCGGAAAGGCCATGCCACGCAGCGAAATCGACCGAAGGGCAAGTCAGGTTCGCGCTGAAATAGCGGGGCTGACCAACCTGCTCGACGCCACGCTCGACGTCGTCAGGCTTGAGGCGGGGCAGGTCACCGCAACGCCGGCTCAGTGCGCAATAAACGAGCTTGTCGAGCGGGTCAAAGCGCGCCAGCTGGCCCAAACGCCCGGCCGCGCCATACGCGTGAGTATCGCAGACAACGTTCCGCCATCTGTGACCACCGATCCGGTTCTCGCCGAACAGATCCTGACCAATCTTTTATCCAATGCCGTCAAATACTCCCCGAAAACAGAGCCCGTATCGGTCAGCGTGACGGCTGAAAACAGACAGATCCGTTTCGCGGTCGAGGATCGTGGGATCGGCGTGCCCCATGACGAGCAGGCCAAGCTGTTCAGCCGCTTTTTCCGCGCCAGCACCGCTCAGGGCGTGCCCGGCACCGGTGTGGGACTGTCCACTTCACACCAGCTTGCGCAATTGCTGGGCGGCGCACTCGAGTTTGTGAGCCATGCCGGTATCGGATCGATCTTTACCCTCAGGCTCCCCGATGATTGGGCAGGCCCGACCGTGCAGCCCGCAAGAGCGAGGGCCTTTGCCTGA
- a CDS encoding ABC transporter substrate-binding protein — translation MKTFLKAAAIAALAGISLPSFALAQTEGGTIDVATIGEPPTLDPMTSTADLVGIITQHMFETLYTFDANWAVVPLLAADMPEISEDGTVYTIALREGVTFHDGSDMTAEDVVASLERWLRIASRGMQTAETVESVEAVDDYTVQITLSGSYAPLLSLLSLNNSAAIVIPSEIAGEDVMDDFVGTGPYQLAERRPDQYIQLTRFDDYASRDEESNGYGGGRHQYLDEIRFVPVPDPNTRIEGAVAGQFDYVDSIAVEAYDRIASGNTEPVMLAPFGWPVFVMNTAQGVNSDIAVRKAIQAALAPQDMLLAAFGSEDFFTADGAMYPEGYVWHTEAGTEPYKPMGDTELAIELLEDSSYDGSPLRILTSRQYEFHYTMAQVAEAYLEAAGFDVQLDVVEWATLTQRRTDPALWDIYITHSPFLPEPSLTGIMSDSSPGWWVSDAKHEALGAFNAEADPDARVELWAAVQEAIYEEVPAFKVGNFNAVAAQSPALEGMNPAPWPYFWNAWLEQ, via the coding sequence ATGAAGACTTTTCTCAAGGCAGCGGCCATCGCTGCCCTGGCCGGTATCTCATTGCCAAGTTTTGCGCTCGCGCAGACCGAAGGTGGCACGATCGACGTGGCCACCATTGGCGAGCCGCCAACCCTCGACCCCATGACATCGACCGCCGATCTGGTCGGCATCATCACCCAGCACATGTTTGAAACGCTCTATACGTTCGACGCCAACTGGGCCGTTGTGCCGCTGCTGGCGGCGGACATGCCCGAGATTTCCGAAGACGGCACGGTCTATACCATCGCGTTGCGCGAAGGCGTGACGTTCCATGACGGCTCGGACATGACCGCCGAGGACGTTGTCGCATCGCTCGAGCGCTGGCTGCGCATTGCAAGCCGCGGCATGCAGACAGCGGAGACCGTCGAGAGCGTCGAGGCCGTGGACGATTACACAGTGCAGATCACGCTGAGCGGGTCCTATGCGCCGCTTTTGTCCCTGTTGTCGCTCAACAATTCGGCGGCCATTGTCATTCCGTCCGAAATCGCCGGCGAAGACGTCATGGACGATTTCGTCGGCACCGGCCCCTATCAGTTGGCCGAACGCCGCCCGGATCAATATATCCAGCTTACCCGGTTCGACGACTACGCATCGCGTGACGAAGAGTCCAATGGCTATGGCGGCGGGCGTCATCAGTATCTCGATGAAATCCGGTTCGTTCCCGTCCCCGATCCCAACACCCGTATCGAGGGCGCTGTTGCGGGTCAGTTCGATTATGTCGATTCCATCGCCGTGGAAGCCTATGACCGCATCGCTTCTGGCAATACCGAGCCGGTGATGCTGGCCCCCTTCGGCTGGCCGGTGTTCGTCATGAACACCGCCCAAGGCGTCAATTCCGATATCGCAGTGCGCAAGGCCATCCAGGCGGCGCTTGCGCCGCAGGACATGCTGTTGGCCGCGTTCGGGTCGGAGGATTTCTTTACCGCCGACGGGGCGATGTATCCTGAAGGCTATGTCTGGCATACCGAGGCGGGCACCGAACCCTACAAGCCCATGGGCGACACGGAACTGGCCATCGAGCTTCTCGAAGATTCGTCCTATGACGGTTCGCCGCTGCGGATCCTGACCTCGCGCCAGTACGAGTTCCATTACACGATGGCCCAGGTGGCCGAAGCCTATCTCGAAGCGGCCGGGTTCGATGTGCAACTCGATGTCGTGGAATGGGCAACGCTGACCCAGAGGCGCACCGATCCGGCGCTGTGGGACATCTACATCACCCACTCGCCCTTCCTGCCCGAACCATCGCTGACCGGCATCATGTCGGACTCCTCGCCCGGCTGGTGGGTGTCCGACGCCAAGCATGAAGCGCTGGGCGCTTTCAACGCCGAGGCCGATCCCGATGCCCGTGTTGAACTCTGGGCGGCGGTGCAGGAAGCGATCTACGAGGAAGTGCCAGCCTTCAAGGTCGGCAATTTCAATGCGGTTGCTGCCCAATCGCCTGCCCTCGAGGGCATGAACCCGGCGCCATGGCCCTATTTCTGGAACGCCTGGCTCGAACAATAA
- a CDS encoding molybdopterin-dependent oxidoreductase, giving the protein MVQNSLADIYHNDRPALAAPVRQTALAILRAACAISVFSLAPSSAWAQDETLAAPEGEIVLTMTGNISRTNRDDMAVFDRAMLTTLPATVLETSTVVTDGTKRFDGFLMRDLLESVGAQGEVVTATALNDYVIDIPMDDFEQFDVLVATHMDGEALLPSDKGPLWIVYPRDDHAELQDIRYDYRWVWQLLELDVK; this is encoded by the coding sequence ATGGTGCAAAATAGTCTTGCCGATATCTATCACAACGACCGGCCAGCCTTGGCGGCACCGGTAAGACAAACGGCGCTGGCGATACTGCGGGCAGCATGCGCTATATCTGTGTTTTCCCTGGCCCCCTCGTCAGCCTGGGCGCAAGACGAAACACTGGCCGCACCCGAGGGCGAGATCGTCCTCACGATGACCGGCAATATATCGCGGACCAATCGCGATGACATGGCGGTTTTTGACCGGGCCATGCTCACCACTCTCCCTGCGACAGTTCTTGAAACGAGCACTGTTGTGACCGATGGCACAAAGCGGTTCGATGGCTTTCTCATGCGCGACCTGCTCGAAAGCGTCGGAGCGCAAGGAGAGGTGGTGACCGCCACGGCGCTCAACGATTATGTCATCGACATCCCGATGGACGATTTCGAGCAGTTTGACGTTCTCGTCGCCACCCACATGGATGGCGAGGCCCTTCTGCCCAGCGACAAGGGGCCGCTCTGGATCGTCTATCCGCGCGATGACCATGCCGAGTTGCAGGACATTCGCTATGACTATCGCTGGGTCTGGCAGCTCCTCGAGCTGGACGTGAAATGA